A genomic stretch from Pararhizobium sp. IMCC21322 includes:
- a CDS encoding Re/Si-specific NAD(P)(+) transhydrogenase subunit alpha has product MKIAVLSEASADEARVAVSPAMIKRFVDRGASVMVQAGAGEGSRVPDALFVEAGATIGKTAPATLKGSDVVLCVRRPNATQLKSVPKGALLIGMLEPYGDKSDLDAMAKAGVSAFSMELMPRITRAQVMDVLSSQANLAGYQAVIDAASEFDRALPMMMTAAGTIPAARVFVMGAGVAGLQAIATARRLGAVVSATDVRPAAKEQVESLGGKFVAVENDEFKQAETAGGYAKEMSDDYKKQQAELVTAHMAKQDIVITTALIPGRPAPRLITKAMISAMRPGSVLVDLAVERGGNVEGSKAGATVDVGGKKIVGHKNVPGRIAATASELYAKNLASFLETMMDKESGELAVDWEDELVTATLLTRDGAVVHPNFSEKA; this is encoded by the coding sequence ATGAAAATTGCCGTGTTGAGCGAAGCCAGCGCTGATGAAGCCCGTGTTGCCGTCTCTCCTGCCATGATAAAACGCTTTGTTGATCGCGGTGCCAGTGTGATGGTGCAAGCAGGAGCAGGTGAAGGTTCACGTGTTCCCGATGCTTTATTCGTTGAAGCTGGTGCCACTATCGGCAAGACTGCGCCTGCGACGCTGAAAGGCAGCGATGTGGTGCTGTGTGTACGCCGCCCCAATGCTACGCAACTAAAGAGCGTACCCAAGGGGGCGCTTCTGATTGGGATGCTTGAGCCTTATGGCGACAAGTCGGATCTGGACGCCATGGCGAAAGCCGGTGTTTCAGCATTCTCCATGGAGCTGATGCCCCGTATCACACGGGCGCAGGTGATGGATGTATTGTCATCTCAGGCAAATTTGGCAGGGTATCAGGCTGTCATTGATGCAGCCTCAGAATTTGATCGGGCCCTGCCCATGATGATGACGGCGGCAGGAACCATCCCAGCTGCGCGTGTGTTTGTCATGGGTGCCGGGGTTGCCGGCCTTCAGGCCATTGCGACGGCGCGGCGGCTTGGGGCTGTTGTGTCGGCAACGGATGTACGCCCGGCTGCCAAAGAACAGGTTGAATCGCTCGGCGGCAAATTTGTTGCGGTCGAGAATGACGAGTTCAAGCAGGCTGAAACTGCTGGCGGTTATGCCAAGGAAATGTCTGACGATTACAAAAAGCAGCAAGCCGAGCTTGTGACAGCACATATGGCCAAACAGGATATCGTGATTACAACGGCCCTTATTCCAGGGCGTCCTGCGCCCCGCCTCATTACCAAAGCGATGATTTCGGCCATGCGGCCCGGTTCGGTTCTGGTTGATTTGGCGGTTGAGCGCGGCGGTAATGTTGAAGGTTCCAAAGCCGGTGCAACGGTAGATGTTGGGGGCAAGAAAATTGTCGGCCACAAAAACGTGCCCGGGCGCATCGCTGCAACTGCCTCCGAGCTTTACGCAAAAAATCTGGCGTCGTTTCTGGAAACCATGATGGACAAGGAAAGCGGTGAGCTTGCTGTCGATTGGGAAGACGAACTGGTGACAGCCACACTACTGACACGCGATGGCGCTGTCGTTCATCCAAATTTCTCTGAAAAAGCCTGA